From the Bombus pascuorum chromosome 7, iyBomPasc1.1, whole genome shotgun sequence genome, one window contains:
- the LOC132909164 gene encoding solute carrier organic anion transporter family member 74D encodes MSKGCGVCGIYPRWLRDRATPKNFIAVYGLLGTVQAMAFIYIVVTLTTLEKRFKIPSRTTGLILSGNEISQILSLILTYYGGSGHRPRWIAVGVGLSAFSCLVLALPHFLYGPGRDALALTKEYLDQTLLNATTVPQDLAICPRVVKPDHCDEETLLDVSILPRLLVFLSQFILGIGTTLYYGLGQTYLDDNTKKKNTPMLLGFTFALRTVGPAIGFLLGYGCLSLYIDPSLHPVITKKDPRWLGAWWLGWIILGATMGMFAILIAMFPRNLPTETNTAIDTAKKDGSIPLKLHLTVQEQYMKPMEPRKSLESEYIPTMREFPKAMMRLLTNWLLTFNNLSGVFYVLGASAYITFLAKYLEVQYSTSAAGGTVIAGPISLVGMVLGFLLSGLIISKFKPGPRPLLAWNVFVGICFVAGQILFIFLGCSDTGIQGLNLETMQMNLTFSCNTDCNCDGVKYSPVCHVSSKTTFFSACHAGCRTIINDKEFGNCSCLPLLSTPDLESHFGYTIDYNSRNQSIYVNDPHTMNFDKVRAGPCTNDCSRPYLLFTVLTCVIQTLACSGKIGNVLVNYRSVEKKDKSFAQGITLMIISLFALIPGPIIYGAIIDSTCLIWEESCGTQGNCWFHHGRNFRYLVNITSAGFSIIGVFFDAAVCYLGKNLDLYGAQESDRHCEFIREDEASQTADGEKKKEMNGNVN; translated from the exons GATTAATCCTTTCTGGCAATGAGATCTCTCAAATTTTATCTCTGATATTAACCTACTACGGAGGTTCTGGTCACCGTCCAAGATGGATCGCGGTTGGTGTCGGTCTTAGTGCCTTCTCGTGCCTAGTCCTTGCTCTTCCACACTTCTTGTACGGACCAGGACGAGATGCTTTGGCATTAACGAAGGAATACCTTGACCAAACTCTGCTGAATGCAACCACAGTACCCCAAGATCTAGCAATTTGTCCACGCGTCGTTAAACCAGACCATTGCGACGAGGAAACGCTCTTGGACGTCAGCATTCTTCCACGACTCTTGGTCTTCCTCTCTCAGTTTATCCTTGGAATCGGTACCACTCTCTATTACGGTCTTGGTCAGACGTACCTGGATGACAATACCAAAAAGAAGAATACTCCGATGCTTCtag GTTTCACCTTCGCTCTGAGAACTGTTGGGCCAGCAATAGGATTCCTATTGGGTTATGGTTGTCTCAGTTTGTACATAGATCCCAGTCTACATCCTGTGATTACAAAAAAGGATCCACGCTGGTTAGGTGCATGGTGGCTCGGTTGGATTATTCTAGGCGCCACTATGGGCATGTTCGCTATTCTAATAGCAATGTTTCCACGAAATTTACCGACAGAAACAAATACTGCAATCGACACTGCCAAGAAG GATGGTAGTATTCCATTGAAATTGCACCTAACTGTGCAAGAGCAATACATGAAGCCGATGGAACCAAGAAAGTCTTTAGAAAGTGAATATATTCCAACTATGCGTGAATTTCCGAAAGCGATGATGAGGTTGCTAACAAATTGGCTGTTAACTTTCAATAATCTAAGCGGAGTGTTTTACGTGTTAGGTGCTTCGGCATACATAACATTTTTGGCGAAATATCTTGAGGTTCAATACAGCACATCTGCTGCTGGTGGTACTGTGATTGCAG gtCCGATATCGCTTGTTGGTATGGTACTAGGATTTCTGCTTTCTGGATTAATCATTAGCAAATTTAAACCTGGTCCTAGACCATTGTTAGCGTGGAATGTGTTTGTCGGTATTTGTTTCGTCGCTGGTCAGATACTCTTTATATTTCTTGGTTGTTCCGATACCGGCATTCAGGGTCTCAACTTAGAGACTATGCA GATGAACCTAACATTTAGTTGCAACACCGACTGTAACTGCGATGGCGTTAAATATTCTCCAGTCTGTCATGTATCATCGAAGACGACCTTTTTCTCTGCCTGCCACGCTGGTTGTCGAACAATAATCAACGACAAGGAATTTGGGAACTGCAGTTGTCTTCCTTTACTGAGTACACCAGATCTCGAAAGTCATTTCGGATACACTATCGATTACAATTCGAGGAATCAATCGATCTACGTGAACGATCCACATACGATGAATTTTGATAAAGTCAGAGCTGGACCATGCACGAATGACTGCAGCCGCCCTTATCTTTTGTTCACGGTGCTCACTTGTGTCATACAAACGTTAGCGTGTTCCGGAAAAATCGGCAACGTGTTGGTCAATTATCGCAGCGTCGAGAAGAAGGATAAAAGCTTCGCGCAGGGTATTACGCTGATGATCATTTCCTTGTTTGCGTTGATACCGGGCCCGATTATTTACGGAGCCATTATTGACTCGACTTGCTTGATTTGGGAGGAGTCCTGCGGAACACAAGGAAACTGCTGGTTCCACCATGGAAGAAACTTCCGATATTTAGTTAATATAACGTCAGCAG gatTCTCCATAATAGGAGTGTTTTTCGATGCAGCGGTTTGTTATCTCGGGAAGAATTTGGATCTTTACGGCGCCCAAGAAAGCGACAGACACTGCGAATTTATTCGAGAGGACGAGGCGTCACAAACTGCCGACGgtgagaagaaaaaggaaatgaacggaaatgtaaattaa